The genomic window TGTTGCATTAGTTGTTTTAGGGTCTTTAGCATACAAAGAATTTGTTGCTAGTCCGAAGCAAGAAAATGCAATGAACGATATGTTCCAAGCTCAAAAATATTTTGACCAAGCTGTAACAGGTGTGGCTAAAGATTCACTTTATAATCTAGCCTTAAATGGTGGTGAAGGTAAATTTGGAATGTTAGATATTATTGAAGAGTATAGCGGTACAGAAGCAGCTAACTTAGCAAGCTATTATGCTGGAACAGCGTATTTAAGATTGAAAGATTATAAGAATGCGGTTGAGCATTTAAGTGATTTTGATAGTGATGATGAAGTTTTAGCACCTTTAGCAAAAGGAAATATTGGTGATGCCTTTGTGCAATTAAACCAAAAAGAGGATGCTTTAGGGTATTATGAAGAGGCTGCTAACATGAGAGATAACGAATATACCACACCAATGTATTTATACAAGGCAGGTGCTATCGCTCTAGATTTAGGAAAAGCTGATAAAGCGTTGTCTTACTTTACTCAAATTAAAGAAAAATATCCAAACGCTACCGAAGCATCTACTGTAGATGTGTTTATCGGAAAAGCGCAGGTGTTGGCTAACAAGTAATAGTTTTACCATATATGGCAACAGTAAATAAAAATTTATCGGATTACGATAAAACAACAATCCCAAATGCGAAAGATTTTCGATTTGGGATTGTTGTTTCTGAATGGAATGATACCATTACCGAAGGTTTGTATAAAGGCGCATATGATGCTTTGATAGAAAATGGTGTAGAGCCAGACAATATTGTGCGCTGGGATGTGCCAGGAAGTTTTGAGCTAATTTACGGATGTAAAAAAATGCAGGAGCAAATGGTAAATGCCGTTATAGCAATTGGCTGTGTAATACAAGGCGAAACCAAGCATTTCGATTTTGTTTGTGAAGGTGTAACTCAAGGTATTAAAGATTTAAACGTACAGAAAGAAACTCCGGTTATTTTCTGTGTACTTACCGATAACATCATGCAACAATCTATAGATCGTTCTGGTGGCAAACACGGTAATAAAGGTACTGAAGCTGCTATTGCGGCGATTAAAATGGCAGAATTACGTAAAAATAGTTAAGGCCAGCTTTAAAATTTATTGAAAATTCCAAAGATGTTTTATTATATCCTTTGGAATTTGATATTTTAATTGGGTTAGGTTTACCGATTTTACTGTCTAAATTTTAGATATTTTTAGCATTTCAAAGCCCAGTTTCTCCCTATTTTTAAGTATTTTTGGAAGATAACACTACTAGATTTTGTTTAAACAGCGTAAACATAGAACCTTTGATTATCAGTCTCGTTTTTCAAAAGAAAACAGAACAGATTCTAGTTTAAATGATGATTCTAATACCAAAGATTATATTTCTAAATGGAAAGAAAATCGTGAAGTTAAGCGTAAAGTACGTGGTACTATGCCAGTAAAAACCTTACTTTTATTTTTGGTATTATTATTGATTTGTATGTATTTACTAGAAAAAAAGTATATGTAATACAAATTACTTAAAAAAACTCGCGAATTATGGGAATCTTAAAGGCAAAAAAAAACAAGAAATTTAGTTATACACCGCGTTATTTTGATGATAAAGGCGAAGGAAACCCTTTTGAAATTAAACATAAGTTCGATGAATACAGAACAACTGTTGGTGCAAATAAAAATTTTAAGTCAAAATTAAATAATGCTTTAAACGAATTAAAGCACAACAGAGATCATGAAGCTAACCGTCGCGTTTTAATTATTGTGGGCATTTTGTTAGTTATATTTTTATTCATCATCGATTTCGATTTATCTATATTCTTTTCTAAATAATTATATGGCAGACATTATACAGCTTTTACCCGACCACGTCGCAAACCAAATTGCTGCTGGAGAAGTTGTTCAACGTCCAGCATCTGTAGTCAAAGAATTGCTTGAAAATGCAATTGATGCAGGAGCGGACTCTATTAAACTCATAATAAAAGACGCCGGAAAAACATTGGTTCAGGTTATCGATAACGGTAAAGGAATGAGTACTACCGATGCCCGATTAAGTTTTGAGCGTCATGCAACATCTAAAATCCGAAGTGCGGAAGATTTATTTCAACTACATACCAAAGGCTTTCGTGGAGAGGCTTTGGCAAGTATAGCGGCTATTGCGCATGTAGAATTGAAAACCAAGCAACCTCAAGATGATGTTGGGAATACCATAATTATAGAGGGGAGTAAAGTAACCGATCAAGATGTGGTAGTTACGCCACAAGGAACTTCGGTTTCTGTTAAAAATCTATTTTTTAATATTCCTGCCAGACGAAATTTTTTAAAATCGGATAATGTAGAATTACGTCATATTATTGATGAGTTTCACCGTGTAGCATTAGCGCATCCAGGGATTGCTTTTGCTTTTTATAATAACGGAAATGAAGCTTTCAATTTACCAATTAGTAATTACAGACAACGTATTGTAAATATCTTCGGAACAAAAACTAATGAAAAATTAGTACCTGTAGAAGAAGAAACAGAGGTGCTTAAAATATCTGGATTTGTTGGCAAACCGGAATTTGCTAAAAAAACTAGAGGAGAGCAATACTTTTTTGTAAATGATAGATTTATAAAAAGCGCTTATTTAAATCATGCTATAGCTTCGGCTTATGATGGTTTACTTAAAAGTGGAACACATGCAAGTTATTTTTTAAACCTAACTGTAGATCCGCAAACCATAGATATTAATATTCATCCAACAAAAACGGAAATAAAGTTTGATGATGAGCATACACTTTATGCCATTCTTCGTTCGGCAGTTAAGCATAGTCTAGGCCAGTTTAATATCGCGCCAGTTTTAGATTTTGACCGTGACGCAAATCTAGATACACCATACGGACTTAAAAAAGAAGCGACTAGAACAAATACACCAAGTATTGAGGTGGATAGGAGTTTTAATCCATTTCAAGATGAAGCTCCAATTAAACCTAGAACCGTTTCTTATAAAAAAGAACCAACCGAAAGTTGGGAGAGTTTATACGTTGGCTTAGAATCTAAAGGCACAAAAACGCAACACGATTTTAGTGAAGTGCATTTTGAAACTGAAGAGTCTACAGTTTCCATGTTCGATAAAGATATCGAGAGAACGCATACCACGTATCAATTACATAATAAATATATTGTTAGTACTATAAAATCGGGTATGTTGGTTATCGATCAACATCGTGCCCATCAACGAATTTTGTATGAAGATTATCTTCAACATCTTACTATAAAAGGAGCGCTAAGTCAGCAATTATTATTCCCGTTAGATTTACATTTTTCAAATCAAGAAATAGCTGTTATTATTCAATTGAAAGAAGATTTAGAACATACCGGTTTTGTGTTTTCAAACGTTAAAGAGGAGTCTATTGAGATTATAGGGGTTCCCGTTGGCGTTCCAGAAAGCGAAGTTTCTATTATTTTAGAACAACTAATTAGTGATGTAGAAAACGAAGTACCAGACAGTAACTTCTCGGCAACCGATTTATTAGCAAAATCTATGGCAAAAAGTTTAGCCATAAAAACAGGGCAGTCATTACAGAAAGATGAACAGGAACATTTAGTAAATAAGCTGTTTGCTTGTAAAGCGCCTAATGTTTCGCCTACTAATAGAACAACATTTGTAACCATGAGTGTTGACGAATTAGATAAAAAATTTATATAAATTATGATGCGAATTTCAGAAACTGTTAAACACTTAATAATCATAAACGTGATTATGTTTATAGGGACCTTGTTTATAGGGAACGGTGTTTTATTTTTCGATTTATTTGCCATGCATTTTCCGAAAAATGAAGCCTTTCAGCCATGGCAAATAATTACGCACATGTTTATTCATGGAGGATTTCAGCATTTGTTTTTTAATATGCTGATGCTATATTTCTTTGGTTCTATGTTAGAGTCAGCCATAGGAAGGAATAAATTCTTGTTTTTATATATATCTGCTGGATTAGGGGCTTTGGCATTGCAAATGGGTGAACAATATATTCGATATCTATTAATGGAAAGGCAAGCATTAGATCTTGGATATTCTTCATCTCAAGTTATCCAAGTTTTCAAAGAAGGAAAAATATTTGTTGATATTGGGCAAGACTTTAATGATATATATCGAACCATCACTTTTGGTGCTTCGGGCGCAATTATGGGAGTGCTTGCTGCAAGTGCTTATGTGTTTCCAAATGCAGAAATTATGTTGTTATTTCCACCAATTCCTATAAAACTTAAGTATTTAGCTGTAGGTATGATTGGTGCGGATTTACTTTCGGCAATTTTAACAGGTACACCATTAATGGCAAATAGTAATGTTGGATATTTGGCGCACGTTGGAGGAGCAATCACAGGCTTTTTAATTATGTATTTTTGGAAAAAAACACAGTTTAATAATAACCGTTGGAACTAATGAGTTTAACTACAGACATAAAATATAAGTTAACGCGACTTAATATATTAGAAAAAATAATTGCGGTAAACGTCGTTATTTTTCTAGTAGGTTTAATTTTTAGATCGGCATTAAGTTGGTTCGAATTACCTAGTGATTTTTTCAACGCTTTAGTAAATCCATGGACAATAGTTAGTTATGCCTTTGTGCATTACGATTTTATTCATCTGTTGTTTAATATGCTTTGGCTCTACGTTATTGGGCGCATGTTTTTAAATCTTTTTAGTCCAAAAACAGCATTAAATATATATTTTTTAGGAGCAATTTCTGGTGGCGCTATGTTTCTTATCGGCTATGCCTTGTTGCCTAGTTTTTTTGGAGTAAACTCAAGTTTGGTGGGAGCATCGGCTGCTGTTCGTGCCTTGTTAATTTTTATGTGTGCTTATATGCCCAACCAAGATGTTCGTGTATTTACGTTCAATCTTAAGCTTTGGTATATTGGTGCGGCCATTGTTGTTTTAGATATTGTGGGTCTGTTTGGCGTAAATGCTGGCGGGAATTTAGCACATATTGGAGGTGCTTTATTGGGCTATTTCTATGCCACGCAATTGGTTAAAGGCAATGATATTGGTAGCGGATTCGAGCGTTTTGCCAATGCTAT from Algibacter sp. L1A34 includes these protein-coding regions:
- the mutL gene encoding DNA mismatch repair endonuclease MutL; its protein translation is MADIIQLLPDHVANQIAAGEVVQRPASVVKELLENAIDAGADSIKLIIKDAGKTLVQVIDNGKGMSTTDARLSFERHATSKIRSAEDLFQLHTKGFRGEALASIAAIAHVELKTKQPQDDVGNTIIIEGSKVTDQDVVVTPQGTSVSVKNLFFNIPARRNFLKSDNVELRHIIDEFHRVALAHPGIAFAFYNNGNEAFNLPISNYRQRIVNIFGTKTNEKLVPVEEETEVLKISGFVGKPEFAKKTRGEQYFFVNDRFIKSAYLNHAIASAYDGLLKSGTHASYFLNLTVDPQTIDINIHPTKTEIKFDDEHTLYAILRSAVKHSLGQFNIAPVLDFDRDANLDTPYGLKKEATRTNTPSIEVDRSFNPFQDEAPIKPRTVSYKKEPTESWESLYVGLESKGTKTQHDFSEVHFETEESTVSMFDKDIERTHTTYQLHNKYIVSTIKSGMLVIDQHRAHQRILYEDYLQHLTIKGALSQQLLFPLDLHFSNQEIAVIIQLKEDLEHTGFVFSNVKEESIEIIGVPVGVPESEVSIILEQLISDVENEVPDSNFSATDLLAKSMAKSLAIKTGQSLQKDEQEHLVNKLFACKAPNVSPTNRTTFVTMSVDELDKKFI
- a CDS encoding rhomboid family protein → MSLTTDIKYKLTRLNILEKIIAVNVVIFLVGLIFRSALSWFELPSDFFNALVNPWTIVSYAFVHYDFIHLLFNMLWLYVIGRMFLNLFSPKTALNIYFLGAISGGAMFLIGYALLPSFFGVNSSLVGASAAVRALLIFMCAYMPNQDVRVFTFNLKLWYIGAAIVVLDIVGLFGVNAGGNLAHIGGALLGYFYATQLVKGNDIGSGFERFANAITNMFKSSSSKKGPLKTVHKNKSKVGGYKKSDYSEFNNQKKIDVILDKISKSGYDSLTAEEKELLFRAGK
- the ribH gene encoding 6,7-dimethyl-8-ribityllumazine synthase, whose protein sequence is MATVNKNLSDYDKTTIPNAKDFRFGIVVSEWNDTITEGLYKGAYDALIENGVEPDNIVRWDVPGSFELIYGCKKMQEQMVNAVIAIGCVIQGETKHFDFVCEGVTQGIKDLNVQKETPVIFCVLTDNIMQQSIDRSGGKHGNKGTEAAIAAIKMAELRKNS
- a CDS encoding tetratricopeptide repeat protein — its product is MATYNKRGYKPKTKVEKEHDIEEGSTTAEVFNTLDETASKTEDFVAKNQKYIFIIIGVVALVVLGSLAYKEFVASPKQENAMNDMFQAQKYFDQAVTGVAKDSLYNLALNGGEGKFGMLDIIEEYSGTEAANLASYYAGTAYLRLKDYKNAVEHLSDFDSDDEVLAPLAKGNIGDAFVQLNQKEDALGYYEEAANMRDNEYTTPMYLYKAGAIALDLGKADKALSYFTQIKEKYPNATEASTVDVFIGKAQVLANK
- a CDS encoding rhomboid family intramembrane serine protease; the encoded protein is MMRISETVKHLIIINVIMFIGTLFIGNGVLFFDLFAMHFPKNEAFQPWQIITHMFIHGGFQHLFFNMLMLYFFGSMLESAIGRNKFLFLYISAGLGALALQMGEQYIRYLLMERQALDLGYSSSQVIQVFKEGKIFVDIGQDFNDIYRTITFGASGAIMGVLAASAYVFPNAEIMLLFPPIPIKLKYLAVGMIGADLLSAILTGTPLMANSNVGYLAHVGGAITGFLIMYFWKKTQFNNNRWN
- a CDS encoding riboflavin synthase subunit beta encodes the protein MGILKAKKNKKFSYTPRYFDDKGEGNPFEIKHKFDEYRTTVGANKNFKSKLNNALNELKHNRDHEANRRVLIIVGILLVIFLFIIDFDLSIFFSK